One Phoenix dactylifera cultivar Barhee BC4 chromosome 14, palm_55x_up_171113_PBpolish2nd_filt_p, whole genome shotgun sequence DNA window includes the following coding sequences:
- the LOC113461643 gene encoding uncharacterized protein LOC113461643 isoform X3 produces MALFCVLAFLQVLALTAIASVKSGGRHGSDEVNRAEDVEGQPAKGAEAEINPTTRQSCHEQHHHLQAEKSSGTEDEHPTPCMLQNMREEASQYHDDTGNNKFDQVLQTDLSPATTVRDVPEPAENNRDGQREVGEAEEEMKSTSKFSYFSTGISVAGIISIFSGYLGDQTGHAHTVPLKVCTLFMLATFVSGASMLLLTFLHLSSRISIKFFRSLKYTTLGFLTLSMFSVSILFLKMFTILAFVPALFIAMISFIMAWHPCSHHQGNRGMSFRRLSESV; encoded by the exons ATGGCTCTCTTCTGTGTTCTCGCTTTTCTCCAAGTCCTCGCCCTCACCGCCATCGCCTCCGTCAAGAGCGGAGGTCGCCATGGAAGCGACGAG GTCAACCGCGCCGAAGATGTCGAGGGCCAGCCAGCGAAAGGGGCAGAAGCCGAGATAAATCCGACAACCCGGCAGAGCTGCCATGAG CAGCACCATCATTTACAAGCTGAAAAATCCTCTGGCACAGAAGATGAGCATCCTACACCTTGTATGCTTCAGAACATGCGTGAAGAGGCAAGTCAGTACCATGATGACACTGGGAACAATAAATTTGATCAAGTACTCCAG ACAGATTTATCTCCAGCAACCACTGTTAGAGATGTGCCTGAGCCAGCTGAAAATAATAGA GATGGACAGAGAGAGGTTGGAGAAGCGGAAGAAGAGATGAAGTCCACCTCAAAATTTTCTTACTTTTCGACTGGCATTTCTGTTGCTGGAATCATAAGCATTTTCTCTGGATATCTTGGAGATCAAACAGGACATGCCCATACAGTCCCTCTCAAGGTTTGCACCCTCTTCATGCTGGCCACCTTCGTATCTGGAGCCAGCATGCTGCTTCTGACATTCCTCCATCTTAGCAGCCGCATCTCTATTAAATTCTTCAGAAGCCTCAAGTATACAACATTGGGGTTCCTGACCCTTTCGATGTTTAGCGTCTCCATTCTCTTCCTAAAGATGTTTACCATTCTTGCCTTTGTTCCGGCATTGTTTATAGCAATGATCTCATTCATTATGGCTTGGCATCCATGCAGTCATCACCAAGGTAATAGGGGCATGTCATTCAGACGTTTGTCCGAATCCGTTTGA
- the LOC113461643 gene encoding uncharacterized protein LOC113461643 isoform X2, with protein sequence MALFCVLAFLQVLALTAIASVKSGGRHGSDEVNRAEDVEGQPAKGAEAEINPTTRQSCHEHHHLQAEKSSGTEDEHPTPCMLQNMREEASQYHDDTGNNKFDQVLQQTDLSPATTVRDVPEPAENNRDGQREVGEAEEEMKSTSKFSYFSTGISVAGIISIFSGYLGDQTGHAHTVPLKVCTLFMLATFVSGASMLLLTFLHLSSRISIKFFRSLKYTTLGFLTLSMFSVSILFLKMFTILAFVPALFIAMISFIMAWHPCSHHQGNRGMSFRRLSESV encoded by the exons ATGGCTCTCTTCTGTGTTCTCGCTTTTCTCCAAGTCCTCGCCCTCACCGCCATCGCCTCCGTCAAGAGCGGAGGTCGCCATGGAAGCGACGAG GTCAACCGCGCCGAAGATGTCGAGGGCCAGCCAGCGAAAGGGGCAGAAGCCGAGATAAATCCGACAACCCGGCAGAGCTGCCATGAG CACCATCATTTACAAGCTGAAAAATCCTCTGGCACAGAAGATGAGCATCCTACACCTTGTATGCTTCAGAACATGCGTGAAGAGGCAAGTCAGTACCATGATGACACTGGGAACAATAAATTTGATCAAGTACTCCAG CAGACAGATTTATCTCCAGCAACCACTGTTAGAGATGTGCCTGAGCCAGCTGAAAATAATAGA GATGGACAGAGAGAGGTTGGAGAAGCGGAAGAAGAGATGAAGTCCACCTCAAAATTTTCTTACTTTTCGACTGGCATTTCTGTTGCTGGAATCATAAGCATTTTCTCTGGATATCTTGGAGATCAAACAGGACATGCCCATACAGTCCCTCTCAAGGTTTGCACCCTCTTCATGCTGGCCACCTTCGTATCTGGAGCCAGCATGCTGCTTCTGACATTCCTCCATCTTAGCAGCCGCATCTCTATTAAATTCTTCAGAAGCCTCAAGTATACAACATTGGGGTTCCTGACCCTTTCGATGTTTAGCGTCTCCATTCTCTTCCTAAAGATGTTTACCATTCTTGCCTTTGTTCCGGCATTGTTTATAGCAATGATCTCATTCATTATGGCTTGGCATCCATGCAGTCATCACCAAGGTAATAGGGGCATGTCATTCAGACGTTTGTCCGAATCCGTTTGA
- the LOC113461643 gene encoding uncharacterized protein LOC113461643 isoform X1, with protein MALFCVLAFLQVLALTAIASVKSGGRHGSDEVNRAEDVEGQPAKGAEAEINPTTRQSCHEQHHHLQAEKSSGTEDEHPTPCMLQNMREEASQYHDDTGNNKFDQVLQQTDLSPATTVRDVPEPAENNRDGQREVGEAEEEMKSTSKFSYFSTGISVAGIISIFSGYLGDQTGHAHTVPLKVCTLFMLATFVSGASMLLLTFLHLSSRISIKFFRSLKYTTLGFLTLSMFSVSILFLKMFTILAFVPALFIAMISFIMAWHPCSHHQGNRGMSFRRLSESV; from the exons ATGGCTCTCTTCTGTGTTCTCGCTTTTCTCCAAGTCCTCGCCCTCACCGCCATCGCCTCCGTCAAGAGCGGAGGTCGCCATGGAAGCGACGAG GTCAACCGCGCCGAAGATGTCGAGGGCCAGCCAGCGAAAGGGGCAGAAGCCGAGATAAATCCGACAACCCGGCAGAGCTGCCATGAG CAGCACCATCATTTACAAGCTGAAAAATCCTCTGGCACAGAAGATGAGCATCCTACACCTTGTATGCTTCAGAACATGCGTGAAGAGGCAAGTCAGTACCATGATGACACTGGGAACAATAAATTTGATCAAGTACTCCAG CAGACAGATTTATCTCCAGCAACCACTGTTAGAGATGTGCCTGAGCCAGCTGAAAATAATAGA GATGGACAGAGAGAGGTTGGAGAAGCGGAAGAAGAGATGAAGTCCACCTCAAAATTTTCTTACTTTTCGACTGGCATTTCTGTTGCTGGAATCATAAGCATTTTCTCTGGATATCTTGGAGATCAAACAGGACATGCCCATACAGTCCCTCTCAAGGTTTGCACCCTCTTCATGCTGGCCACCTTCGTATCTGGAGCCAGCATGCTGCTTCTGACATTCCTCCATCTTAGCAGCCGCATCTCTATTAAATTCTTCAGAAGCCTCAAGTATACAACATTGGGGTTCCTGACCCTTTCGATGTTTAGCGTCTCCATTCTCTTCCTAAAGATGTTTACCATTCTTGCCTTTGTTCCGGCATTGTTTATAGCAATGATCTCATTCATTATGGCTTGGCATCCATGCAGTCATCACCAAGGTAATAGGGGCATGTCATTCAGACGTTTGTCCGAATCCGTTTGA